One genomic region from Amaranthus tricolor cultivar Red isolate AtriRed21 chromosome 12, ASM2621246v1, whole genome shotgun sequence encodes:
- the LOC130796753 gene encoding uncharacterized protein LOC130796753 isoform X2, translating into MVLPRTVAVAASTSSFRISLTSLSTINYKFQLCHSSISLHCPRLQSTVACFSQQQNHSIRSPNLVALEYADLNLPHICVELGHIRVRQHVNPLSSALSVPAKAPDWNDVFKDPSLPLMIDIGCGSGRFLLWQAKQNVGSNNYLGLEIRKKLAERANIWAKELGLYNAYFMFANATVSFQQLASSYPGPLVLVSILVFVQSDVHEVAVDMRTQFDFVSNIQHVDIIDPNFVCDPDGWLLKNPMGIRTEREIHAELECAKIYRRMYQKRT; encoded by the exons ATGGTTTTACCAAGAACAGTTGCTGTAGCTGCTTCGACTTCTAGCTTTCGGATATCCTTAACATCTTTATCTACCATCAACTACAAATTTCAACTTTGCCATTCTTCTATCTCACTTCATTGTCCCAGGCTTCAATCAACTGTTGCATGTTTTTCTCAACAACAAAACCATAGCATTCGCAGCCCTAACCTTGTTGCTCTAGAATATGCTGATCTTAATCTTCCTCATATTTGCGTG GAGTTGGGTCATATTCGAGTTCGGCAACATGTTAATCCTCTCAGTTCTGCTTTATCT GTTCCAGCTAAGGCTCCTGATTGGAATGATGTGTTTAAGGACCCCTCTTTACCTTTGATGATTGACATTGGCTGTG GTAGTGGCAGATTTCTCTTATGGCAAGCCAAACAGAACGTTGGATCTAATAATTATTTGGGACTCGAAATCCGCAAAAAA TTGGCAGAACGCGCTAATATTTGGGCAAAAGAGCTGGGTCTTTATAATGC ATATTTCATGTTTGCCAATGCTACGGTTTCTTTCCAGCAGTTGGCATCCTCTTACCCTGGACCATTGGTCTTAGTTTCAATCTTG GTTTTTGTTCAGTCTGATGTGCACGAAGTGGCAGTTGACATGAGAACTCAGTTTGATTTTGTGTCAAATATACAACATGTCGACATCATTGACCCAAATTTTGTTTGTGATCCTGATGGTTGGCTTTTGAAGAATCCAATGGGGATTAGGACTGAGAGAGAGATCCATGCAGAACTCGAATGTGCTAAAATATACAGACGGATGTATCAGAAAAGAACGTGA
- the LOC130796853 gene encoding leucine-rich repeat receptor-like protein kinase TDR isoform X1, giving the protein MEISPILLCLNLILVTSMIVTVPAADVFSDALISLKSELMDDYNTLDDWFLPSKNNPSVEIAACSWSGVSCNNNSTIIIGLDLSRRGLAGELSGKQFGVFVHLVSLNLSLNLFSGKLPVSIFNLTNLKSLDISRNNFSGNFPHGVSGLKKLVVLDALSNSFSGPLPAEVSQIESLKVLNFAGSYFSGPIPSEFGNFKGLEFIHLAGNLLGGHISPELGKLQSVTHMEIGYNSYQGGIPWEIGNMSELQYLDIAGANLSGQIPKNIGNLAKLESLFLFRNQFSGFIPSEFSKLVSLQSLDLSDNMISGEIPESFAELKNLTFLSLFQNEMSGTIPQAIADLPLLDTLLLWNNYFSGLLPKSLGINSNLKLVDVSTNNFSGEIPPNLCANGMLSKLILFSNSFTGELPLFLSNCSSLVRIRFEYNSLSGPISFKFGSLSEISYVDLSNNKLIGGIPEDINQASKLEYFNVSNNPELGGKLPPKLWSLPLLSNFSASSCGISGNIPSFQSCKSLTVIELSSNYLLGDMPETISDCQGLSIIDLSHNNLSGEIPENLGHSTSLQLLNVSFNDISGSIPRGKSFRLMDSSAFVGNSKLCGEPLEECPNSKAIQAEFLWVLILCVAIVFFIALAVSGVYYIQKGRTKGHWKMISFTGLPNFTANDVLKSFSSPEFMETASPVCKVTLPTGITVSVKKIEWDPQRMEIMEEFIIQMGNARHKNLTRVLGYCYNKDLVYVLYDYLPNGNLAEKILAQQDWASKYKIVLGIAKGLCFLHHDCYPAIPHGDLRTGNIVLDESMEPQLTEFGFRFLMLLNKGSFPLTPSKLQSAGQEASIKEEMYADIYNFGKVILEILTNGRIKDVTKSIQSKAIEDLLEEICSENEIGEQVYLRKEISLVLEVALLSTRSRPSEQPSMKDVLNRLSGLNC; this is encoded by the exons ATGGAGATTTCACCAATCTTATTGTGTTTAAACCTCATTCTTGTTACTTCCATGATTGTTACTGTACCTGCTGCTGATGTTTTCTCTGATGCCCTGATAAGCTTAAAATCCGAGTTAATGGATGATTACAATACTTTAGATGATTGGTTCTTGCCTTCCAAGAACAACCCATCTGTAGAAATAGCAGCTTGTTCATGGTCTGGGGTTTCTTGCAACAATAACTCCACCATAATCATTGGGTTGGACCTATCAAGAAGAGGTCTAGCAGGAGAACTTTCTGGGAAACAATTTGGTGTCTTTGTTCATCTTGTTAGCCTCAATCTCAGTCTCAATTTGTTTTCTGGGAAACTTCCTGTTTCAATCTTTAATCTCACTAACTTGAAAAGCTTAGACATAAGTAGGAACAATTTTTCAGGTAATTTCCCACATGGGGTTTCAGGGTTAAAGAAGCTTGTGGTGTTAGATGCCTTGAGCAATAGTTTTTCAGGGCCATTGCCTGCTGAGGTTTCGCAGATTGAGTCACTCAAAGTTCTTAACTTTGCTGGGAGTTACTTCAGTGGGCCAATCCCTTCAGAATTTGGGAATTTCAAGGGCTTAGAATTCATTCATTTGGCTGGAAATCTTCTTGGTGGTCATATTTCTCCTGAGCTGGGAAAGCTTCAAAGTGTTACCCACATGGAAATTGGCTATAATTCATACCAAGGTGGCATCCCTTGGGAAATAGGAAACATGAGTGAACTTCAATACCTTGATATTGCAGGAGCAAATCTCTCTGGCCAAATTCCAAAAAATATTGGGAATTTGGCTAAGCTTGAATCCCTTTTCTTATTCAGAAACCAATTCAGTGGGTTTATTCCCTCAGAGTTCAGCAAATTGGTTTCTCTGCAAAGTTTGGATCTTTCTGACAATATGATTTCTGGGGAAATCCCAGAAAGTTTCGCAGAGCTCAAGAATCTCACTTTTCTCAGCCTTTTTCAAAACGAAATGAGTGGCACTATTCCCCAAGCCATAGCAGATCTTCCTCTGCTGGATACTCTCCTCCTTTGGAACAATTATTTCTCAGGGTTGCTTCCAAAGAGCTTGGGGATCAACTCAAACCTGAAATTGGTGGATGTTTCAACTAACAATTTCAGCGGTGAGATACCTCCTAATCTGTGTGCCAATGGCATGCTTTCCAAGCTTATATTGTTCTCCAACTCTTTTACTGGTGAGCTTCCCCTTTTCCTCTCCAATTGTTCATCTCTTGTTCGCATTCGATTCGAATATAATTCACTCTCAGGTCCCATCTCATTTAAATTTGGTTCTTTATCTGAAATTTCGTATGTGGATTTGTCAAATAACAAGTTGATAGGGGGTATTCCGGAAGATATTAATCAAGCTTCTAAGCTTGAGTATTTCAATGTCTCCAATAACCCTGAGCTTGGTGGTAAACTTCCACCTAAGCTTTGGTCTTTACCATTACTAAGCAACTTTTCTGCATCTTCTTGTGGCATATCAGGCAATATTCCCTCTTTCCAATCTTGCAAATCTCTTACTGTTATTGAACTTAGTTCAAATTACCTGTTGGGAGATATGCCAGAAACCATTTCAGATTGCCAAGGTCTTAGTATCATAGACCTATCTCATAATAATCTCAGTGGTGAAATCCCTGAAAACTTGGGTCACTCAACTAGTTTACAGCTACTAAATGTGTCATTCAATGATATATCTGGTTCGATACCTCGAGGCAAAAGTTTTAGGTTAATGGATAGCAGTGCTTTTGTGGGTAATTCAAAGTTATGTGGGGAGCCTTTAGAGGAATGCCCAAATTCTAAAGCAATCCAAGCAGAGTTTTTGTGGGTACTAATACTTTGTGTagctattgttttttttatagccCTTGCTGTTTCTGGAGTATATTATATCCAGAAGGGAAGAACAAAAGGTCATTGGAAAATGATCTCTTTTACTGGATTGCCCAACTTCACTGCAAATGATGTTTTGAAGAGCTTTAGTTCTCCAGAGTTCATGGAGACAGCATCTCCAGTATGCAAAGTCACCTTGCCAACAGGAATAACAGTTTCTGTAAAGAAGATTGAGTGGGACCCACAGAGAATGGAAATTATGGAAGAGTTTATCATCCAAATGGGCAATGCAAGGCATAAAAACCTGACTAGAGTGCTTGGATATTGCTACAATAAGGATCTTGTGTATGTTCTGTATGATTACTTGCCAAATGGAAATCTGGCCGAAAAGATTTTAGCACAACAGGATTGGGCTTCCAAGTATAAGATAGTGTTGGGTATTGCAAAGGGCCTTTGCTTCCTTCATCATGACTGCTATCCAGCTATTCCTCATGGCGATCTTAGGACGGGTAACATCGTGTTAGATGAAAGCATGGAACCTCAGTTGACGGAATTTGGTTTTCGATTTCTAATGCTACTTAACAAAGGCTCATTCCCGCTAACACCATCCAAATTGCAGTCAG CAGGTCAAGAGGCATCAATCAAAGAGGAGATGTACGCGGATATATATAACTTTGGAAAGGTGATACTGGAAATCTTGACAAATGGAAGGATAAAAGATGTGACTAAGAGCATTCAAAGCAAGGCAATAGAAGATCTTTTAGAAGAGATATGCAGTGAAAACGAAATTGGTGAACAAGTATATTTGAGGAAGGAGATAAGTTTAGTACTCGAAGTTGCTTTACTTAGCACGAGAAGCAGGCCATCTGAGCAGCCATCGATGAAAGATGTACTGAATCGTCTATCTGGattgaattgttaa
- the LOC130796853 gene encoding leucine-rich repeat receptor-like protein kinase TDR isoform X2: MEISPILLCLNLILVTSMIVTVPAADVFSDALISLKSELMDDYNTLDDWFLPSKNNPSVEIAACSWSGVSCNNNSTIIIGLDLSRRGLAGELSGKQFGVFVHLVSLNLSLNLFSGKLPVSIFNLTNLKSLDISRNNFSGNFPHGVSGLKKLVVLDALSNSFSGPLPAEVSQIESLKVLNFAGSYFSGPIPSEFGNFKGLEFIHLAGNLLGGHISPELGKLQSVTHMEIGYNSYQGGIPWEIGNMSELQYLDIAGANLSGQIPKNIGNLAKLESLFLFRNQFSGFIPSEFSKLVSLQSLDLSDNMISGEIPESFAELKNLTFLSLFQNEMSGTIPQAIADLPLLDTLLLWNNYFSGLLPKSLGINSNLKLVDVSTNNFSGEIPPNLCANGMLSKLILFSNSFTGELPLFLSNCSSLVRIRFEYNSLSGPISFKFGSLSEISYVDLSNNKLIGGIPEDINQASKLEYFNVSNNPELGGKLPPKLWSLPLLSNFSASSCGISGNIPSFQSCKSLTVIELSSNYLLGDMPETISDCQGLSIIDLSHNNLSGEIPENLGHSTSLQLLNVSFNDISGSIPRGKSFRLMDSSAFVGNSKLCGEPLEECPNSKAIQAEFLWVLILCVAIVFFIALAVSGVYYIQKGRTKGHWKMISFTGLPNFTANDVLKSFSSPEFMETASPVCKVTLPTGITVSVKKIEWDPQRMEIMEEFIIQMGNARHKNLTRVLGYCYNKDLVYVLYDYLPNGNLAEKILAQQDWASKYKIVLGIAKGLCFLHHDCYPAIPHGDLRTGNIVLDESMEPQLTEFGFRFLMLLNKGSFPLTPSKLQSGQEASIKEEMYADIYNFGKVILEILTNGRIKDVTKSIQSKAIEDLLEEICSENEIGEQVYLRKEISLVLEVALLSTRSRPSEQPSMKDVLNRLSGLNC, translated from the exons ATGGAGATTTCACCAATCTTATTGTGTTTAAACCTCATTCTTGTTACTTCCATGATTGTTACTGTACCTGCTGCTGATGTTTTCTCTGATGCCCTGATAAGCTTAAAATCCGAGTTAATGGATGATTACAATACTTTAGATGATTGGTTCTTGCCTTCCAAGAACAACCCATCTGTAGAAATAGCAGCTTGTTCATGGTCTGGGGTTTCTTGCAACAATAACTCCACCATAATCATTGGGTTGGACCTATCAAGAAGAGGTCTAGCAGGAGAACTTTCTGGGAAACAATTTGGTGTCTTTGTTCATCTTGTTAGCCTCAATCTCAGTCTCAATTTGTTTTCTGGGAAACTTCCTGTTTCAATCTTTAATCTCACTAACTTGAAAAGCTTAGACATAAGTAGGAACAATTTTTCAGGTAATTTCCCACATGGGGTTTCAGGGTTAAAGAAGCTTGTGGTGTTAGATGCCTTGAGCAATAGTTTTTCAGGGCCATTGCCTGCTGAGGTTTCGCAGATTGAGTCACTCAAAGTTCTTAACTTTGCTGGGAGTTACTTCAGTGGGCCAATCCCTTCAGAATTTGGGAATTTCAAGGGCTTAGAATTCATTCATTTGGCTGGAAATCTTCTTGGTGGTCATATTTCTCCTGAGCTGGGAAAGCTTCAAAGTGTTACCCACATGGAAATTGGCTATAATTCATACCAAGGTGGCATCCCTTGGGAAATAGGAAACATGAGTGAACTTCAATACCTTGATATTGCAGGAGCAAATCTCTCTGGCCAAATTCCAAAAAATATTGGGAATTTGGCTAAGCTTGAATCCCTTTTCTTATTCAGAAACCAATTCAGTGGGTTTATTCCCTCAGAGTTCAGCAAATTGGTTTCTCTGCAAAGTTTGGATCTTTCTGACAATATGATTTCTGGGGAAATCCCAGAAAGTTTCGCAGAGCTCAAGAATCTCACTTTTCTCAGCCTTTTTCAAAACGAAATGAGTGGCACTATTCCCCAAGCCATAGCAGATCTTCCTCTGCTGGATACTCTCCTCCTTTGGAACAATTATTTCTCAGGGTTGCTTCCAAAGAGCTTGGGGATCAACTCAAACCTGAAATTGGTGGATGTTTCAACTAACAATTTCAGCGGTGAGATACCTCCTAATCTGTGTGCCAATGGCATGCTTTCCAAGCTTATATTGTTCTCCAACTCTTTTACTGGTGAGCTTCCCCTTTTCCTCTCCAATTGTTCATCTCTTGTTCGCATTCGATTCGAATATAATTCACTCTCAGGTCCCATCTCATTTAAATTTGGTTCTTTATCTGAAATTTCGTATGTGGATTTGTCAAATAACAAGTTGATAGGGGGTATTCCGGAAGATATTAATCAAGCTTCTAAGCTTGAGTATTTCAATGTCTCCAATAACCCTGAGCTTGGTGGTAAACTTCCACCTAAGCTTTGGTCTTTACCATTACTAAGCAACTTTTCTGCATCTTCTTGTGGCATATCAGGCAATATTCCCTCTTTCCAATCTTGCAAATCTCTTACTGTTATTGAACTTAGTTCAAATTACCTGTTGGGAGATATGCCAGAAACCATTTCAGATTGCCAAGGTCTTAGTATCATAGACCTATCTCATAATAATCTCAGTGGTGAAATCCCTGAAAACTTGGGTCACTCAACTAGTTTACAGCTACTAAATGTGTCATTCAATGATATATCTGGTTCGATACCTCGAGGCAAAAGTTTTAGGTTAATGGATAGCAGTGCTTTTGTGGGTAATTCAAAGTTATGTGGGGAGCCTTTAGAGGAATGCCCAAATTCTAAAGCAATCCAAGCAGAGTTTTTGTGGGTACTAATACTTTGTGTagctattgttttttttatagccCTTGCTGTTTCTGGAGTATATTATATCCAGAAGGGAAGAACAAAAGGTCATTGGAAAATGATCTCTTTTACTGGATTGCCCAACTTCACTGCAAATGATGTTTTGAAGAGCTTTAGTTCTCCAGAGTTCATGGAGACAGCATCTCCAGTATGCAAAGTCACCTTGCCAACAGGAATAACAGTTTCTGTAAAGAAGATTGAGTGGGACCCACAGAGAATGGAAATTATGGAAGAGTTTATCATCCAAATGGGCAATGCAAGGCATAAAAACCTGACTAGAGTGCTTGGATATTGCTACAATAAGGATCTTGTGTATGTTCTGTATGATTACTTGCCAAATGGAAATCTGGCCGAAAAGATTTTAGCACAACAGGATTGGGCTTCCAAGTATAAGATAGTGTTGGGTATTGCAAAGGGCCTTTGCTTCCTTCATCATGACTGCTATCCAGCTATTCCTCATGGCGATCTTAGGACGGGTAACATCGTGTTAGATGAAAGCATGGAACCTCAGTTGACGGAATTTGGTTTTCGATTTCTAATGCTACTTAACAAAGGCTCATTCCCGCTAACACCATCCAAATTGCAGTCAG GTCAAGAGGCATCAATCAAAGAGGAGATGTACGCGGATATATATAACTTTGGAAAGGTGATACTGGAAATCTTGACAAATGGAAGGATAAAAGATGTGACTAAGAGCATTCAAAGCAAGGCAATAGAAGATCTTTTAGAAGAGATATGCAGTGAAAACGAAATTGGTGAACAAGTATATTTGAGGAAGGAGATAAGTTTAGTACTCGAAGTTGCTTTACTTAGCACGAGAAGCAGGCCATCTGAGCAGCCATCGATGAAAGATGTACTGAATCGTCTATCTGGattgaattgttaa
- the LOC130796753 gene encoding uncharacterized protein LOC130796753 isoform X1 yields the protein MVLPRTVAVAASTSSFRISLTSLSTINYKFQLCHSSISLHCPRLQSTVACFSQQQNHSIRSPNLVALEYADLNLPHICVELGHIRVRQHVNPLSSALSVPAKAPDWNDVFKDPSLPLMIDIGCGSGRFLLWQAKQNVGSNNYLGLEIRKKLAERANIWAKELGLYNAYFMFANATVSFQQLASSYPGPLVLVSILCPDPHFKKKHHKRRVLQKPLVDSIVDRLTSGGRVFVQSDVHEVAVDMRTQFDFVSNIQHVDIIDPNFVCDPDGWLLKNPMGIRTEREIHAELECAKIYRRMYQKRT from the exons ATGGTTTTACCAAGAACAGTTGCTGTAGCTGCTTCGACTTCTAGCTTTCGGATATCCTTAACATCTTTATCTACCATCAACTACAAATTTCAACTTTGCCATTCTTCTATCTCACTTCATTGTCCCAGGCTTCAATCAACTGTTGCATGTTTTTCTCAACAACAAAACCATAGCATTCGCAGCCCTAACCTTGTTGCTCTAGAATATGCTGATCTTAATCTTCCTCATATTTGCGTG GAGTTGGGTCATATTCGAGTTCGGCAACATGTTAATCCTCTCAGTTCTGCTTTATCT GTTCCAGCTAAGGCTCCTGATTGGAATGATGTGTTTAAGGACCCCTCTTTACCTTTGATGATTGACATTGGCTGTG GTAGTGGCAGATTTCTCTTATGGCAAGCCAAACAGAACGTTGGATCTAATAATTATTTGGGACTCGAAATCCGCAAAAAA TTGGCAGAACGCGCTAATATTTGGGCAAAAGAGCTGGGTCTTTATAATGC ATATTTCATGTTTGCCAATGCTACGGTTTCTTTCCAGCAGTTGGCATCCTCTTACCCTGGACCATTGGTCTTAGTTTCAATCTTG TGCCCAGATCCTCATTTTAAGAAGAAGCATCATAAAAGAAGGGTTTTGCAGAAGCCACTTGTTGACTCTATAGTGGATAGATTGACATCAGGTGGACGG GTTTTTGTTCAGTCTGATGTGCACGAAGTGGCAGTTGACATGAGAACTCAGTTTGATTTTGTGTCAAATATACAACATGTCGACATCATTGACCCAAATTTTGTTTGTGATCCTGATGGTTGGCTTTTGAAGAATCCAATGGGGATTAGGACTGAGAGAGAGATCCATGCAGAACTCGAATGTGCTAAAATATACAGACGGATGTATCAGAAAAGAACGTGA